GATGTCGCTCTACCTTTTTGTAAGTGCTAGAGTAGGGAGCAGCTTAGCGATCTTGGCATGCACACCGTAAGTTGAACAGCGATCCTCGGCTCGGCATTGCTTTGGCTTTATACTTCTCTATAACATGCCAAAGATCCATGGTATGAAAGATAAATGAGGTCAGATGCCCAGGCGGACTTCTTGAAGGATTGATAGAGAACGACATGGGAATTCCAACCGCATGCGAGATAAGCCGGCATAGGAATAGCTTGCGGACGCTTGCAGGCGAAGGGATTCTGCGTGAGTAAGCCACACACCGTTGGATACTGCTTGTAGAAGAATGACGACGAGTGCACGTCACCTACACAGACTAAGTGAATGACAGACTGATACCATCGATCACTGACAAAGTGTGCTCCTATTCTGGCTATTATATGTATTcaatcctccttcttctgcgtATGTTGTCTCAGCGGCCCAAGATACCAGGAATAGCAACAACTGAAGTCAGCAGGATTCCATCTCTGCCTAGGTAGTACCCagttctctcttctctcgtaCCGGTACTTGTTGGCGACATGCCATGATGTCCATCTGCAAAGTAGCATCTGCTTCCTTCGGCCCCCCTAATCGGCTAGTAAAATAACGTCGAGGTAAAGGAGACGCCGAACGAAGCCGGAACGCTCTTCTCTTAGCGCGAATTTCCATTTGCGGTGTACGCATCATGCCGTAGCGAATACCTGTCCGTCGCTGGTTCCCGCTGTGCCGCTGTGGAGTACTCGGTACGCGGCGCTAAGGTACCCCGTACCGGAGCTCCAATCAGCTGACTGCAGCTCCCAGATCTTGAAATTACCAGGGCTCAAATGCCAGTCGCAACATTCACAGCCGACTCTGATTGTCTCTGCCGCCTCtgagttttctttttttgcagtTCAAACCGTCGGATTGGCCGGCTTTCAGCACGCAGCAACTGAAGGAGGGATCGTCACCGCCGAGGACTCAGTTGCGCAGCGCCGAGACTGGCAGGCGGAAGAGGCGAAAAATTCTGGCATCAGATAATCGCAGATTCCCTTACACGATCCTGATTATTCCCTGTCGAGTTGGCGCGAATCCCCAAAACTTCGACCGTTTTCGGCGCGACGAGAAAGAATCACCATTCTGTTGCCATCAGCCGCTGCTTGTTCGGCTTCGTTGGCATTGCGCCGGTGAAAATATACATCAGTTGCCATCTACAATCAtcggcgctggctggcgcgtatatatacacacacacgtACAACATACACTATGGGAGATCCCGCGAGGGACAGGGACCACGATCGGCCGAGTGCTGGTAAggcgccagcagcagactCAGAGCCTGTAGAAGCTAAGGTTGCAGAGCCTCGGAAAGTAGTCGCAGGAGATCCTCCTAATATCGAGGAACAGGACCCTCCGCTTGAAGCTACCGACAGCGAAGAtgtcgacggcgacgacgacgacgacgacgacgatatGGATGGCACAGACGAGTACTCTGCAGCGTCAGTTACCGTGAGGAGCAGCATATGGGAGCACGAGTTTGAAGGCGGGCGAAGGGTGCGTACGGCGCTTTTGCTCTCTGGAGCTTTGGAACTGCAACATGTCgctgattcttcttcttttcttctgccaGTATCACCACTATCGACACGGCCGGTACCCTTTGCcaaacgacgacgaggagcaAGAACGAGAGTATATGAAGCATGTGCTACACCTGGAGCAGACTGGCGGCAGGTTATTTAATGCGCCCATTGCGCCGAATCCACAGAAAATACTAGACCTCTGTACGGGTACAGGGCTATGGCCAGTGGCAGGTATAATTCCGATTCGATTCTGACCGTGATTCCTGCACCTAGATTTGTCGAAGCAGTGCTAACGGACATGCGCGCACCAGTCGCCAAAACGTTTCCCAGCGCAGAAATCGTCGGTCTCGATCTCAGCCCTATCCAGCCATTCATGGTCCCGCCCAATGTGCGGTTCTTAGTCGATGATGTTGAAGACGAGTGGATGGATCGCGGGGGCTACGACTTTATCCACTTGCGCCATTCCTGCATGTACCTGAAAGACATGGACAAGCTGATCAACAACTGCTATTCACATCTAAAAGAAGGCGGATGGCTAGAGATTACAGACTATTGCACCTTTATCAGATGTGACGACGACACAATGCCTCCAGGCCACCCGCCGGCGCAAGTCGCCCGTTTGATGCATCAGTGTCTGTTAAATTACGGCATGAACGGATACACCATCAACGAGCTTGAGCAAAAGTATAAGAATGCCGGGTTCAAAAACATCCAATGCCGTGTCATAAAGACGCCAATCGGTTCTTGGCCCAAGGTGCTTCTACGCCGTCTTGCtagaaaatagaaatactATGCTACGGTAGACTAACATGACTCTGTAGGATCCCAAGCAGCGGGAAATTGGAACTCTCTTCCGCGACATCATCAACGAGCTCATCCGTGCTCTGGCTGCGAAGCCTCTGAAAACCCTGGATTGGAGCGAAGCTGAGATGGAGGTGTATCTCGCCGAAGCACGAAGGGCCCTTTGGGACAAAAAGGTGCATTGTTATACAAACTTTATATCCTGGTGGGCTCAGAAGTGATTCTTCTTGAAGAATTCTCTCCTTTACctcctttgtttcctttttttttttagtcaTTTTTCATTGCAGCATTTTGGGTAAGCGATGTGTTGGATTATTTACCATGGGCTAACTTTGGACATTTTTACAAACAcgcatgtgtgtgtgtatgtgcgTACAAATAAGGGATACTGGGACTACATACAACTGGGCGTATggttggctttttttttttttccttttatatatacaggGAGAAGAATAGGATCTCTTCCTCGCTCAaacgtgttttttttttctttggagAGTGTAGAATAGATTATTTTTCTGCTAGCAGGTCAATGACCTAGAAAGCCCAAATATACCCCAAGtatgcttttcttcttcttcttcttctactagTTGGACAACATACATTTATTCAGCATTTTACTTGTTTTAGATACGCAATGAAATTCTCTTACTTGTACGAGCGGCACTTCCTAATATTCATATACTGCCAGTACTTTTGAACATTGCAATGACATTGACGCTCCACTCCAAGATCTCGATCAGATGAATACTACCCACCACCAGGTTTTGCATACGAAATTTGCCACTGGCACATCACCATGATGAATCGATTGGTTCACAGGCAATTAGAGTtgaaataaagttaaattgcTCATCAGTTTGGCAAGGTCTTCTATATAAACATGAGCACGTGAAATACCAAGAAACTAAACGAATATCCAAGTCATAAAAAAGCGATATccaaaaaaggagaaatgaTAAAACCGCTATGCTCGCCTTGCGACGATGTCTCCCAACTCTTTATCCCTTTTGTCCCTCATACTTGTCTTCTCCATAAAATATTCCTCATCCAGTCCTCTCTCCTACCTCCCCAAAAAGTATCTTCACATCATTCAATGATAAAGACTGTTTCAGTGGCGGAGTATCTCTCAGCCAAACACACTCATGTCCCGGGAAGTGAATCCCACCTCTCAATCTAATAGGGATAAATCATacagggagagaagaaaaagatgtaGGAAAAAAGCCCTGTACACCAGACAAAGGGTATCCCAATTCATGCGCCATCATTCCGCAATGCTAAAATACTCCCAAAAATTTGTTGTAGCCTGACTCCACTAATCGCGATGTGCTAAGATTTGATAAGAAAAACATGGCCGGACAAGGATCAAAGAAACTAGTCCAAGAATAGAACGCATAAAATGCCCCCAAAATGAAACGAATGGagcgaaaaaaaatcgcGAGAGAAAATAGCGCAAAAAGCCCAAGGCTTTTCGTGAGAGCCCAACTCCGAAGGTGATAATGCTGGTCTGAATAGCTCCGAATACCGCCGAGCTGTTAGGGAAGTCGACTGTCTCAACAAAGGACTATCATTGAGACCCTAATCAATTAACGATCCAGGGTCTGAAAGGCAGAAAAAAGCAGGTCGTGGACCAATCCGCCTGGCTGCCGTTTCGGAAATTCGCGTCCGATGAACTCATCTCACTGCCTTCCCGATTGGGTAATGGCCTCTGTTGTCAAAAGCCGATCTTTTGTCTCGCCCAAAAGTTCGCGACACTGCAGGCACTATTGTGCAATAGAAGCGCGCGTAAAGATATCCAAAAGGTCCTGCGAGAAAGTGGTCCCTCTCTAGGTCCATCTGCCAAGgagagaattttttttttttcatgcatTGCTTTGGGCCGTGTCGCAAGTGCTGTAAAAAATTTTCTGACGCTGTTACATCCAGTCAAAGCATGCCAGCTGTTCTCCCAATAGGTTGGGACCCTGTCGGTCAAGCCCACAATGTGGTATGGCTCAATAATGCCCATCGACGCTTGTCCTCGGTATGGTTCGTGACATGTTGCCCCTGTGGATGCTCCCGACTCGTGGTGCGTGGCTTCCAGGGCTCGGAGGCTTCCAAAGCCCTTCTAGTAGGTGGGGCCATGGCGTGTGGGCTCGTGTTCCATTCCCTAAGCTCCATCACAGTACTGAATCTGCCATGTGTCACTGGGGCCCAATCGCCACTtcagcaaaaaaacaaatggCAAGCCATTGGTAAGAGAAATCGTGTTGTTCCCAGGTGATTTGACACAGTCCCACCGCGAATGTGTGCGGTGGATCGATCGTCGGCTtcggcaaagagagaaaatagaagagcGAAAAGTAAGGGTCTTTGCTCAGACCCTTAGTGTTCGCCGACTTCTTAGTGCTGGCCGAAAGCCAATAGAAATCCGATAAAACGCGTCTGTGTCTCATGAGTTGTCTCACCGTGCACGGAGGAAAGGACTATGCCGACAGTCCAGACCGACGAGGTGAGCCCAGCTAACCAGCTATTGGCAGAGGAATCCATCGCTCTGGAACACCATCGGCTCCAATCTCATAGGGTTTAGCCGATGTTTTCCTGGGTGGTAGTGCCCATCGAGCACGGCCAGGCTTGTTGTTGTCCAGCTTGCCTCGTCGGCGCATGATCATTTCCATGACGGCAATTCGAATAAAATCGGGGTTTTCTCGCATCTCTCGCTGCCGTACAGCCGGAAGAGGTGGTGTTGTCACGTCTCGAGTCGAGTCTGAAGGGGCCTCGTTTACGGGAGGCGACGGAGAAAGCGGTGAGATAGATGGGTACGATTTGCGTGCCGCCGCAGCGTCTGTGGGTCGGGACCGCTGAATCTTGTAGGTTTGCATTTGGATAGATGCGACGAAAGTGCCTGGCTGCTGTAGAGGTCGAGACTGTGACTCGAGCGACAGCCTTGTGGTAGGATTCAGATAACGACGTAGCTCAGCTGATGGGATTTCCTCCGTAACGGGTGGTCGGCGCTCATCGGCATATGGCACTTCGGGGTCCATGGTGAGGATGGATCGCGTAATGAGATCATCTGGAGGGATGGACGGAAAGTTGATGCTTGAAAACGACTTTGCTGCAGATCGCAGCGCACGTAGTGATGCCGTAAG
The Trichoderma asperellum chromosome 7, complete sequence DNA segment above includes these coding regions:
- a CDS encoding uncharacterized protein (EggNog:ENOG41), with the protein product MSLILLLFFCQYHHYRHGRYPLPNDDEEQEREYMKHVLHLEQTGGRLFNAPIAPNPQKILDLCTGTGLWPVAVAKTFPSAEIVGLDLSPIQPFMVPPNVRFLVDDVEDEWMDRGGYDFIHLRHSCMYLKDMDKLINNCYSHLKEGGWLEITDYCTFIRCDDDTMPPGHPPAQVARLMHQCLLNYGMNGYTINELEQKYKNAGFKNIQCRVIKTPIGSWPKDPKQREIGTLFRDIINELIRALAAKPLKTLDWSEAEMEVYLAEARRALWDKKVHCYTNFISWWAQK
- a CDS encoding uncharacterized protein (SECRETED:SignalP(1-18)~EggNog:ENOG41); this translates as MDGTDEYSAASVTVRSSIWEHEFEGGRRYHHYRHGRYPLPNDDEEQEREYMKHVLHLEQTGGRLFNAPIAPNPQKILDLCTGTGLWPVAVAKTFPSAEIVGLDLSPIQPFMVPPNVRFLVDDVEDEWMDRGGYDFIHLRHSCMYLKDMDKLINNCYSHLKEGGWLEITDYCTFIRCDDDTMPPGHPPAQVARLMHQCLLNYGMNGYTINELEQKYKNAGFKNIQCRVIKTPIGSWPKDPKQREIGTLFRDIINELIRALAAKPLKTLDWSEAEMEVYLAEARRALWDKKVHCYTNFISWWAQK